Proteins from one Synechococcus sp. UW179A genomic window:
- a CDS encoding DUF3122 domain-containing protein, whose protein sequence is MLALRRLFCTLLVAVMLLLLTPAAVSAQVHEHQDENGAPMLRSLESLRDLDYQSWQAVAYRVGKPGSPVVLRIVGYPGKMRLEHPTSLLVQAGVKEWQLEDITLDNALLATDGREAAAEFALDPLLNDLSNKRPLRLFLPGVFNEMPVPPYVVAEWRDVQTEPLS, encoded by the coding sequence ATGCTCGCGCTGCGTCGTTTGTTCTGCACGTTGCTGGTTGCCGTCATGCTGCTGCTGCTCACGCCGGCAGCGGTCAGCGCCCAGGTGCATGAGCATCAGGATGAAAACGGTGCCCCGATGCTGCGCAGCCTGGAGAGCTTGCGAGATCTCGATTACCAGAGCTGGCAGGCGGTGGCCTATCGCGTTGGGAAGCCCGGTAGTCCAGTTGTCCTGCGCATCGTTGGCTACCCCGGCAAGATGCGTCTCGAGCATCCCACTTCCCTTTTGGTGCAGGCTGGTGTGAAGGAATGGCAGCTCGAGGACATCACCCTCGATAACGCATTACTGGCCACGGATGGCCGTGAAGCTGCAGCTGAATTTGCCCTCGATCCGTTGCTCAATGATCTCTCTAACAAGCGTCCGTTGCGCCTTTTCCTCCCCGGCGTTTTCAATGAAATGCCCGTACCTCCCTATGTGGTTGCTGAGTGGCGTGATGTACAGACCGAGCCTTTGAGCTGA
- the ribD gene encoding bifunctional diaminohydroxyphosphoribosylaminopyrimidine deaminase/5-amino-6-(5-phosphoribosylamino)uracil reductase RibD gives MAGLATPEQCWIPWMRRALQLAALAEGRTSPNPLVGAVVLDSDFRLVGEGFHARAGLPHAEPGALKQAGKAAEGGTIVVTLEPCCHQGRTPPCTEAILAAGIQRVVVALTDPDPRVAGGGLQRLRDAGLEVISGILASEAAYQNRAFVHRVRTGRPWGVLKWAMSLDGRTALPNGASQWISGPPARAWVHQLRSQCDAVIVGGGTVRADDPLLTSRGHRSPEPLRVVLSRSLDLPLSAQLWRQTTAPTLVAHAGSGNMETAPQANHVAALQAQGVELQKLDHCDPEHLLRELARRGCNRVLWECGPGLASAALQQDCVQEIAAVIAPKLLGGELARTPLGDLGFTAMDQVFSLNCEPGLSLGQDILMQAQVSAFAAPN, from the coding sequence ATGGCGGGTCTGGCCACACCGGAGCAGTGCTGGATTCCCTGGATGCGCCGTGCGCTCCAGCTTGCTGCCCTGGCGGAAGGACGCACCAGCCCTAACCCTTTGGTGGGTGCGGTTGTGTTGGATTCAGACTTCCGCTTGGTGGGAGAAGGCTTTCATGCTCGAGCAGGACTGCCTCATGCCGAACCTGGGGCCCTCAAGCAGGCTGGCAAAGCCGCAGAGGGCGGCACGATTGTGGTCACCCTGGAGCCCTGCTGTCATCAGGGCAGGACACCTCCCTGCACCGAAGCGATTCTCGCTGCTGGTATCCAGCGGGTCGTGGTCGCCCTGACTGATCCTGATCCGCGCGTTGCCGGTGGTGGTTTGCAGCGTCTGCGGGATGCCGGTTTGGAGGTGATCAGCGGAATCCTGGCGTCAGAGGCCGCTTATCAGAACCGGGCCTTTGTCCATCGTGTGCGCACTGGTCGTCCCTGGGGAGTGCTCAAATGGGCGATGAGCCTGGATGGGCGTACGGCGCTGCCAAATGGAGCCAGTCAGTGGATCAGCGGTCCGCCTGCGCGGGCCTGGGTGCATCAACTCAGGTCTCAGTGCGACGCAGTGATCGTGGGTGGTGGCACCGTGCGGGCCGACGATCCGCTGCTCACCAGCCGTGGTCATCGCTCGCCAGAACCGCTGAGAGTTGTGCTCAGCCGCAGCCTTGACCTGCCCTTGTCAGCCCAGCTTTGGCGACAGACCACAGCTCCCACTCTGGTGGCCCATGCAGGCTCTGGAAACATGGAAACGGCACCCCAGGCCAACCATGTGGCTGCCTTGCAGGCCCAGGGAGTGGAACTCCAGAAGTTGGATCACTGTGACCCTGAACACCTACTGCGGGAACTGGCCCGCCGTGGATGTAATCGGGTTCTGTGGGAATGCGGCCCGGGTCTCGCCTCAGCTGCATTGCAGCAGGATTGTGTTCAAGAGATCGCTGCGGTGATTGCACCGAAGCTGCTGGGAGGAGAGCTGGCTCGCACGCCACTGGGTGACCTGGGCTTCACGGCGATGGATCAGGTGTTCAGCTTGAACTGTGAGCCAGGCCTGAGCCTTGGTCAGGACATTTTGATGCAGGCGCAAGTCAGTGCTTTCGCAGCTCCGAACTGA
- a CDS encoding potassium channel family protein, which produces MQSLSGRTPTKEKIYQLLLLLCLLVMASFAFPRITWLGNLGYALIALLLTQLVMLHKPVLRLHDRMYQALGIVALVTQLMWLFTPVQWHFSGYPLVVSWSLLVGWSVVRLVKRLAHEQRVTSKVLMGAAAGYLLLGLTSGLVMIGVETILPGSFEPVGLPGDDVVGNSNVLQWTPAFAQINYFAFICLTTVGFGDITPVHPMARMLAVSTGVAGQLYLAVVMGILIGRFSSELRKH; this is translated from the coding sequence ATGCAATCGCTATCAGGGCGCACACCAACGAAGGAAAAGATCTACCAGCTGCTGCTGTTGCTCTGCCTCTTGGTGATGGCGAGCTTTGCTTTTCCGCGCATCACTTGGTTGGGCAACCTTGGTTATGCCTTAATCGCCCTGCTGCTCACCCAGCTGGTGATGCTGCACAAACCGGTGCTGAGACTGCACGACCGGATGTATCAGGCACTGGGGATTGTTGCTCTTGTGACTCAGCTCATGTGGTTGTTCACCCCTGTTCAGTGGCACTTCAGCGGCTACCCCCTGGTCGTGAGCTGGAGCCTGCTGGTGGGTTGGAGCGTGGTGCGCCTAGTGAAACGACTGGCACACGAACAGCGTGTGACCTCAAAGGTGCTGATGGGTGCAGCCGCCGGCTACCTCCTGCTTGGACTGACCTCTGGGTTGGTGATGATTGGCGTTGAAACGATTCTGCCCGGCAGCTTCGAGCCAGTTGGTCTCCCTGGGGACGATGTGGTGGGCAACTCCAACGTGCTGCAGTGGACTCCAGCGTTTGCACAGATCAATTATTTCGCCTTCATCTGTCTAACCACCGTGGGATTCGGCGACATCACTCCGGTGCATCCAATGGCACGCATGCTGGCGGTGAGTACCGGTGTGGCCGGTCAGCTGTATCTGGCTGTGGTGATGGGGATCCTGATCGGCCGTTTCAGTTCGGAGCTGCGAAAGCACTGA
- the ftsH gene encoding ATP-dependent zinc metalloprotease FtsH: MPIREDDNRPNRRFGILNLVLIGFGVLLLISSFIPNQGMQQVPRVPYSLFIDQVNDGAVKRAYITQDQIRYELSEAEEGAPSVLATTPIFDMDLPQRLETKGVEFAAAPPKKPNIFTTILSWVVPPLIFILVLQFFARRSMGAGGAQGALNFTKSKAKVYVPDEQSRVTFADVAGVDEAKDELAEIVDFLKSSDRYTEIGARIPKGVLLVGPPGTGKTLLSKAVAGEAGVPFFIISGSEFVELFVGAGAARVRDLFEQAKKNAPCIIFIDELDAIGKSRSGSMGVVGGNDEREQTLNQLLTEMDGFASKDKPVIVLAATNQPEVLDAALLRPGRFDRQVLVDRPDLSGRKTILEIYAKKVKLAEGVDLDRIAQATSGFAGADLANLVNEAALLAARAKRTKVEQQDLGEAIERVVAGLEKKSRVLQDDEKKVVAYHEVGHAIVGHLMPGGSKVAKISIVPRGMSALGYTLQLPTEERFLNSREELQGQIATLLGGRSAEEVVFGKVTTGASNDLQRATDIAEQMVGTYGMSETLGPLAYDKQGGGRFLGGGNNPRRTVSDATAQAIDKEVRALVDTAHDQALTILRQNMALLETISQKILEKEVIEGDELKEMLDASVMPEAIAA, translated from the coding sequence ATGCCGATCCGCGAGGACGACAACCGCCCCAACCGCCGCTTTGGAATCCTCAACCTGGTGCTAATCGGTTTTGGTGTGTTGCTGCTGATCAGCAGCTTCATTCCCAATCAAGGGATGCAGCAGGTTCCTCGCGTGCCCTACTCCTTGTTTATCGACCAGGTGAACGACGGTGCCGTTAAGCGCGCATACATCACCCAGGATCAGATTCGTTACGAGCTCTCCGAAGCCGAAGAGGGAGCACCATCGGTGCTTGCTACCACACCGATCTTTGACATGGATCTGCCTCAGCGCCTGGAGACCAAGGGCGTTGAGTTCGCCGCTGCTCCTCCGAAGAAGCCCAATATTTTCACCACCATTCTCAGCTGGGTCGTTCCCCCGCTGATTTTCATCCTGGTGCTCCAGTTTTTTGCACGCCGCTCCATGGGAGCTGGCGGAGCCCAGGGCGCCCTGAATTTCACCAAGAGCAAGGCCAAGGTCTACGTGCCCGATGAGCAGTCGCGCGTCACTTTTGCGGATGTGGCCGGCGTTGATGAGGCCAAGGATGAACTGGCCGAAATCGTTGATTTCCTCAAGTCGTCGGATCGCTACACCGAAATCGGTGCTCGCATTCCCAAGGGTGTGCTGCTGGTGGGACCTCCCGGTACCGGTAAAACGCTCCTCTCTAAGGCTGTCGCTGGAGAGGCGGGAGTGCCTTTCTTCATCATCAGCGGCTCGGAATTCGTTGAGCTGTTCGTTGGCGCAGGAGCGGCGCGCGTTCGCGATCTGTTTGAGCAGGCCAAGAAGAACGCTCCTTGCATCATCTTCATCGACGAACTGGATGCCATCGGCAAAAGTCGTTCCGGCTCAATGGGCGTTGTAGGGGGCAACGATGAGCGTGAGCAGACCCTCAACCAGCTGCTCACCGAGATGGACGGTTTTGCCTCCAAAGACAAGCCGGTGATTGTGCTGGCAGCCACCAACCAGCCGGAAGTGCTGGATGCAGCCTTGCTGCGTCCCGGTCGCTTCGATCGCCAGGTATTAGTGGATCGTCCCGATCTCTCTGGTCGTAAGACGATTTTGGAGATTTACGCCAAAAAGGTGAAGTTGGCAGAAGGTGTCGATCTCGACCGCATTGCTCAGGCCACCAGCGGCTTTGCCGGTGCGGACCTCGCCAATCTTGTTAATGAGGCAGCACTGTTGGCGGCCCGTGCCAAGCGCACCAAAGTTGAGCAACAGGATCTTGGTGAAGCGATTGAGCGGGTCGTTGCAGGTTTGGAGAAGAAGAGCCGTGTGCTCCAGGACGATGAAAAGAAGGTGGTGGCTTATCACGAAGTGGGTCACGCCATCGTCGGTCACCTGATGCCTGGTGGCAGCAAGGTGGCCAAGATTTCGATTGTGCCCCGTGGCATGAGTGCGCTCGGCTACACCTTGCAGCTCCCCACCGAGGAACGGTTCCTTAATTCCAGAGAAGAACTGCAGGGTCAGATCGCCACGCTGTTGGGTGGCCGATCAGCGGAGGAAGTGGTGTTCGGCAAGGTCACCACTGGTGCATCCAACGATCTGCAGCGAGCCACGGATATTGCTGAGCAGATGGTGGGGACCTACGGCATGAGTGAGACTCTCGGACCACTGGCCTACGACAAACAGGGCGGAGGCCGTTTCCTCGGGGGCGGCAACAATCCTCGCCGCACCGTCAGTGATGCCACAGCTCAGGCCATCGACAAAGAGGTGAGAGCACTTGTCGACACCGCCCATGATCAGGCCCTGACGATCCTGCGTCAGAACATGGCTCTGCTAGAGACCATTTCTCAGAAGATTCTGGAGAAGGAAGTGATTGAAGGTGATGAGCTCAAAGAGATGCTCGATGCCAGCGTCATGCCTGAGGCAATTGCTGCCTGA
- the argF gene encoding ornithine carbamoyltransferase produces the protein MTSATTSVAAVLSALSGKDFLSSADTTAEQTAALLELASQLKSGDRRIDLGNRVLGLIFTKASTRTRVSFQVAMARLGGQTVDLNPQFTQLGRGEPLEDTARVLSRFCDVLAVRTFAQQELADYAYWASIPVINALTDLEHPCQALADFLTMQEAFGELQGQTLTYVGDGNNVAHSLMLCGALLGVNVRIACPDGFEPLPGVLDQARSLAIGGAEISVTSDPSVAVAGAQALYTDVWASMGQEQEQLEREKAFQGFCVNEELLAKADARAIVLHCLPAHRGEEISAGVMEGSASRIFDQAENRLHAQQALLAALLGGL, from the coding sequence ATGACGTCCGCCACCACCAGCGTTGCTGCCGTCCTTTCGGCACTGAGCGGCAAAGACTTCCTGTCGTCGGCGGACACCACCGCTGAGCAGACAGCGGCATTGCTTGAGCTGGCAAGCCAGCTCAAGAGTGGTGACCGCAGGATTGATCTCGGCAACCGCGTGCTTGGCCTGATTTTCACCAAAGCCTCCACACGCACCCGCGTTAGCTTCCAGGTGGCGATGGCCAGACTGGGTGGGCAGACCGTAGATCTCAATCCCCAGTTCACCCAGTTGGGACGTGGGGAGCCCTTGGAAGACACCGCCAGGGTGTTGAGTCGCTTTTGTGATGTGCTCGCAGTCCGCACCTTTGCCCAGCAGGAGCTAGCTGATTACGCCTACTGGGCCTCGATTCCGGTGATCAATGCTCTCACTGACCTGGAACATCCTTGCCAGGCTCTGGCCGACTTTCTCACGATGCAGGAAGCCTTCGGTGAGCTCCAAGGTCAGACGCTGACTTACGTGGGCGATGGCAACAACGTGGCGCACTCCTTGATGCTCTGTGGCGCTTTGCTGGGCGTCAATGTGCGCATCGCTTGTCCTGATGGATTCGAGCCACTACCAGGTGTGCTTGACCAGGCCCGTTCCCTGGCGATTGGCGGTGCTGAGATCAGCGTCACCAGTGATCCATCGGTTGCGGTTGCAGGCGCGCAGGCGCTCTACACCGATGTTTGGGCCTCGATGGGGCAGGAACAAGAGCAGCTGGAGCGAGAAAAGGCCTTCCAGGGGTTTTGTGTGAATGAAGAACTGCTGGCTAAAGCAGATGCACGCGCCATTGTGTTGCACTGTCTTCCTGCCCATCGCGGCGAAGAGATCAGTGCTGGGGTGATGGAGGGCTCCGCTAGTCGGATCTTTGATCAGGCAGAAAATCGCTTGCATGCGCAACAAGCTTTGCTTGCTGCATTGTTGGGTGGTCTTTAG
- a CDS encoding Nif11-like leader peptide family natural product precursor: protein MSLEQLKVFLAKAKGDSNLQEKLKAANSAQEVADIAKEHGHEFTADKISLLNEQELEHIAGGVAGCIKCYDSNNLVVSKGQLMP from the coding sequence ATGTCCTTAGAGCAACTCAAAGTCTTCCTTGCCAAAGCCAAAGGCGACTCCAATCTTCAGGAGAAACTCAAAGCTGCGAATTCAGCTCAGGAAGTCGCAGACATCGCTAAAGAACATGGTCATGAATTCACTGCTGACAAAATAAGCCTGCTCAATGAACAAGAACTGGAACACATAGCTGGCGGTGTAGCGGGCTGTATCAAGTGCTATGACTCAAATAATTTGGTGGTGAGCAAGGGCCAACTCATGCCCTAA
- a CDS encoding cyclic nucleotide-binding domain-containing protein, whose translation MRVRLPMLVSTHLAAINHRTLRPSIGEVVMQQGTLAERVLVVLAGELSVKRTEAGGQSRLIATVGPGEMAGEMALMGDQTHSATVTVSRGPAELLEVKADDLLQAAVYDSDLIIELLALSSHRCRETSRHLALILESLDALNTQDHSTLKRCCEELERDYGQSLSSSADLLQQLAEKIQAVQPGTLKHTSDSCADNG comes from the coding sequence ATGCGCGTTCGTTTACCAATGTTGGTAAGCACCCATCTCGCTGCAATCAATCACAGAACACTTCGCCCATCCATCGGAGAAGTCGTCATGCAACAGGGCACTCTTGCGGAACGCGTCTTGGTAGTGCTTGCTGGAGAACTAAGCGTTAAACGAACGGAAGCCGGAGGCCAGTCTCGGCTCATCGCCACGGTTGGCCCCGGCGAAATGGCTGGGGAGATGGCCTTGATGGGCGACCAAACTCACAGCGCCACAGTCACGGTGAGCCGTGGGCCTGCTGAGCTGTTGGAGGTGAAAGCAGATGACCTGCTGCAAGCGGCGGTCTACGACAGCGACCTGATCATTGAACTCCTCGCTCTGAGCAGTCACCGCTGCCGCGAAACCAGCCGCCATCTTGCTCTGATCCTTGAATCCCTTGATGCACTGAACACACAAGATCATTCAACCTTGAAGAGGTGCTGTGAAGAGCTGGAAAGGGACTACGGACAATCCCTTTCAAGCAGCGCAGATCTTCTGCAACAACTGGCAGAAAAGATTCAAGCAGTGCAACCTGGAACGTTGAAACACACCTCAGATTCCTGTGCAGACAATGGCTAA
- a CDS encoding DUF1651 domain-containing protein produces MTDGWLKDPQKYWAVRFHREPQSGHRDVRVLVDHGRKLSQDQPAMLKSRRNMRYEDAISLYKELQHIGWTHCEAVW; encoded by the coding sequence ATGACGGACGGTTGGCTAAAGGATCCACAGAAATACTGGGCTGTGCGCTTTCACAGGGAGCCACAGAGTGGGCATAGGGATGTCCGGGTTCTCGTTGACCATGGCCGGAAGTTGTCTCAAGACCAGCCTGCAATGTTGAAGTCTCGCAGAAATATGCGCTACGAGGACGCTATCTCGCTTTACAAAGAGCTTCAGCACATTGGCTGGACTCATTGTGAAGCGGTTTGGTAA
- a CDS encoding septal ring lytic transglycosylase RlpA family protein has protein sequence MLSPTKGFQLQMQSMPRLNKLASILLILCTIGCGKEAVSDNAGAEKAATEKAVTTQADTEQNIADNAVSGKAIDSDRAPSENKQASQPVQGQASWYGPGHYGNKTASGEILKKGTMTAAHSSLPMGTKVRVTRLDNNKTVTVVINDRKPFKQGTVIDLAHGSATALDVVDDGKTSVEIEVLD, from the coding sequence TTGCTATCTCCAACCAAGGGGTTTCAGCTGCAGATGCAATCCATGCCACGACTCAACAAGCTCGCGTCAATCCTGCTGATCTTGTGCACCATTGGATGCGGGAAAGAAGCCGTCAGCGACAACGCCGGCGCAGAGAAAGCCGCTACAGAAAAGGCCGTCACCACCCAAGCAGACACTGAACAAAACATCGCCGACAACGCTGTCAGCGGCAAAGCAATCGATTCAGACCGTGCGCCGTCAGAGAACAAGCAAGCATCACAGCCCGTGCAGGGCCAAGCCTCCTGGTATGGCCCTGGCCACTACGGAAACAAGACAGCAAGCGGTGAAATTCTCAAAAAAGGAACGATGACTGCCGCGCACAGCAGCCTGCCGATGGGAACCAAAGTGAGAGTGACACGCCTGGATAACAACAAAACCGTGACTGTTGTGATCAATGACCGCAAACCGTTCAAACAAGGCACCGTGATTGATCTTGCCCATGGCTCAGCCACAGCCCTCGACGTTGTCGACGACGGCAAGACATCTGTTGAGATCGAAGTGCTTGATTGA
- a CDS encoding carboxylesterase — MDGGSWARQNPGTALFPEVMAASPEPFSMPGGPITVVLLHGYTGAPAELSLLAEALHEQGFGVEAPLLAGHGTCLEDLMPVQPSQWLEQVDVVVDRLLDHGQRVVVAGLSLGSILAIQAGIRRPGVEAVIAYSPPIVSGDPRALIAPLLSLFLPSVPRPADDFVDPATAGRLWKYPCWPSRCSVRVLDLIASTRRHLANLHQPLMVMASTRDKVITRRGVELLLHRTGSERVQIHWLEGSGHVITADAEWQMVADQTLIFLKDL, encoded by the coding sequence ATGGATGGAGGCTCATGGGCTCGCCAGAATCCAGGCACCGCATTGTTCCCTGAGGTGATGGCCGCTTCTCCTGAACCGTTCTCGATGCCGGGCGGGCCAATCACTGTTGTGTTGTTGCACGGCTACACCGGAGCACCGGCTGAGCTTTCTCTGTTGGCTGAGGCGCTGCATGAGCAGGGTTTTGGTGTGGAAGCGCCTCTGCTTGCAGGCCATGGAACCTGCCTTGAGGATCTGATGCCTGTGCAGCCCAGTCAGTGGTTGGAGCAGGTCGATGTCGTCGTTGACCGGCTGCTCGATCACGGCCAGCGCGTCGTGGTCGCCGGCTTGTCCTTGGGTTCGATCCTTGCGATTCAGGCTGGAATACGGCGTCCGGGCGTTGAAGCAGTGATTGCGTACTCCCCGCCGATTGTGAGTGGTGACCCTCGAGCGCTGATTGCCCCGTTGTTGTCTCTTTTTCTGCCTTCGGTGCCGCGTCCTGCTGATGATTTCGTCGATCCAGCAACCGCTGGGCGTCTTTGGAAGTATCCATGCTGGCCCAGTCGTTGCAGTGTGCGCGTGCTGGATCTAATTGCCTCCACCCGCAGGCATCTCGCCAATCTGCATCAACCCTTGATGGTGATGGCCAGCACGCGCGACAAGGTGATCACGCGCCGTGGTGTGGAGTTACTCCTTCATCGAACCGGCTCTGAGCGTGTACAAATTCACTGGTTGGAGGGCAGCGGTCATGTGATCACCGCAGATGCTGAGTGGCAAATGGTGGCTGATCAGACCCTGATTTTTTTGAAAGACCTTTAG